From a region of the Thalassospira sp. TSL5-1 genome:
- a CDS encoding CoA transferase, whose protein sequence is MTGASAPSSNRPFPSGERSGTPDTPEPFDHFACEIWSAVGGNPAMTNAISQTTNGALPSVFAVTDLAASSVACAGLAIAELAGLIRNQGKNTTLPLPVNVDRRLASAWFSSSYRPVGWAPAAKWDAIAGDYQGQDGWVRLHTNAPHHRRAALEVLNITPEDASRQSVAKTVANWPINALETAIVEKGGCAAAMRSITAWQQHPQGQAVASEPLVHVETHSLPTSEPPENAHFPLTGTIERPLAGVKVLDLTRILAGPVGTRFLAGFGADVLRIDPPGWDEPTILPDVTLGKRCARLDLRDDQDRDRFRTLLAEADILVHGYRANALERLGLGAEARRALNPGLVDVALNAYGWSGPWQFRRGFDSLVQMSSGIANHGMKSYQSDKPAPLPVQALDHAAGYILATSAIRGLVDRHKNGHGKCYRTSLARVAALLCEYQPTSPDASSPPPFADLADSDYMQAAEPSGSGDVQRLYPPLEIGGIPMRWSLPAGLLGASPPKW, encoded by the coding sequence ATGACTGGTGCCAGCGCCCCGTCTTCCAACCGCCCATTCCCTTCAGGGGAGAGATCCGGCACGCCGGATACTCCGGAGCCGTTCGATCATTTTGCGTGCGAAATCTGGAGCGCAGTCGGCGGTAATCCGGCCATGACCAACGCTATTTCGCAAACCACTAACGGTGCCCTGCCATCGGTCTTTGCCGTAACCGATCTGGCGGCGTCCTCGGTTGCCTGTGCCGGTTTGGCGATTGCCGAGCTTGCAGGCCTGATCCGCAATCAGGGCAAAAATACCACCCTGCCCCTGCCGGTAAATGTTGACCGGCGACTGGCATCAGCCTGGTTTTCGTCAAGCTATCGGCCCGTCGGCTGGGCCCCTGCGGCCAAGTGGGATGCCATTGCCGGGGATTATCAGGGGCAGGATGGCTGGGTCCGCCTGCATACCAACGCCCCGCATCATCGCCGCGCCGCCCTTGAAGTGCTTAACATCACACCAGAAGATGCCAGCCGGCAAAGCGTTGCCAAAACGGTGGCAAACTGGCCGATCAATGCGCTGGAAACTGCCATTGTCGAAAAAGGGGGATGTGCTGCCGCAATGCGTTCCATCACGGCATGGCAACAGCATCCCCAGGGCCAGGCCGTTGCCAGCGAGCCGCTGGTGCATGTGGAAACACATTCACTTCCCACTTCGGAACCCCCTGAAAACGCACATTTCCCCCTTACCGGCACGATTGAACGTCCGCTTGCCGGGGTAAAAGTGCTGGATCTAACGCGCATTCTGGCCGGGCCGGTGGGCACCCGGTTTTTGGCGGGGTTTGGAGCCGATGTGTTGCGCATTGACCCGCCCGGCTGGGATGAACCCACAATATTGCCCGACGTGACACTGGGCAAACGCTGTGCCCGACTTGATTTGCGCGACGATCAGGACCGCGACAGGTTTCGCACCCTTCTGGCAGAAGCCGACATTCTGGTGCATGGCTATCGCGCCAATGCCCTTGAACGCCTGGGCCTAGGGGCCGAGGCCCGCCGCGCCCTTAACCCCGGTCTGGTTGATGTGGCCCTGAATGCCTATGGCTGGTCCGGGCCGTGGCAGTTTCGACGCGGTTTTGACAGCCTGGTACAAATGAGCAGCGGCATCGCCAATCACGGCATGAAAAGCTACCAATCGGACAAACCCGCGCCATTGCCGGTACAGGCATTGGACCACGCGGCTGGGTATATTCTTGCCACCAGCGCCATTCGCGGCCTGGTCGACCGCCATAAAAACGGGCACGGCAAATGCTACCGCACCTCTCTGGCACGGGTGGCGGCATTGTTGTGCGAATATCAGCCCACTTCTCCGGACGCCTCTTCGCCCCCACCCTTCGCCGACCTTGCCGACAGCGATTACATGCAGGCCGCCGAGCCGTCCGGCAGTGGAGATGTGCAGCGCTTATACCCGCCGCTTGAAATTGGCGGCATCCCGATGCGCTGGTCCCTGCCGGCCGGGCTTTTGGGCGCAAGCCCGCCAAAATGGTAA